In Spirosoma aureum, a single genomic region encodes these proteins:
- a CDS encoding capsule assembly Wzi family protein translates to MHGFYGWALLLVGLLTSHTLRAQRSSLTGSADLSMYGANASQIPFWLRTNQWGVVPPNTPAISLQLGICRNYKQTDSLRKPFVDWGFGVKTVGNLSQSALSPNSRQVLLPEAYLKVRLGRFELWGGRRQQIIGLVDTVLSSGSYSVSGNALPIPQIQFVLPDFFPLPFLGNVVAVKGSFTHGWFNAPYIRGVNLHQKAIFLKLGRPSSRLHLIVGLNHEVQWGGYADYLKNSPFAVDGHLTTNFGDYLKSVVLGIIPKDLGNIRYTSFDAANRIGNHLGSIDIGLSLILPASSWFIYHQHPYEDASGLSWRNAPDGLYGLRWLNRQAKSAGNRFWTWHRLLGEVLLTSDQSGPYFSAPGQAYKGADNYYNHSQYVEGWSYFGQTIGTPFLIPRSMLSSASEPGEFYFPSNRVIAYYAAFEASIKNQISMTGRFSYSQNFGTYSTPFRSAENQFSGMLTANIPLPALHNSVLSVALAADQGQLLAKSMGLRVGLRRQW, encoded by the coding sequence ATGCATGGTTTTTATGGTTGGGCGCTACTGCTCGTTGGCTTACTGACTTCGCATACGCTACGGGCTCAGCGGTCTTCGCTAACTGGTTCTGCCGACTTAAGCATGTATGGGGCCAATGCGTCACAAATACCCTTTTGGCTACGCACAAACCAGTGGGGTGTAGTACCTCCTAACACACCAGCCATTAGCCTGCAACTGGGTATCTGTCGCAACTATAAACAGACCGATTCGCTCCGTAAGCCCTTCGTTGATTGGGGATTCGGCGTCAAAACCGTCGGGAATCTGTCGCAGAGTGCCTTATCACCCAATTCCCGGCAGGTTTTGCTGCCGGAAGCTTATCTAAAAGTCCGGCTTGGCCGGTTTGAGCTCTGGGGCGGACGACGTCAGCAGATTATTGGCCTGGTTGATACAGTTCTTTCATCCGGTTCGTATTCGGTGTCCGGCAATGCCTTGCCAATACCACAGATTCAGTTCGTTCTTCCTGATTTTTTTCCGTTGCCTTTTCTGGGAAACGTGGTGGCCGTTAAGGGAAGCTTTACGCATGGTTGGTTCAACGCTCCCTACATACGGGGCGTAAACCTGCATCAGAAAGCAATTTTCCTGAAATTGGGGCGCCCTTCATCCCGACTCCACCTAATCGTAGGTCTGAATCACGAAGTACAATGGGGAGGCTATGCCGATTACCTTAAAAACTCTCCCTTTGCCGTTGATGGTCATCTAACGACCAATTTCGGGGATTACCTAAAGAGTGTCGTACTGGGAATTATTCCCAAAGATTTAGGTAATATTCGCTATACAAGTTTCGACGCGGCCAATCGAATTGGCAACCATCTGGGCAGTATTGACATTGGACTGAGCCTGATCTTACCAGCCTCATCGTGGTTTATTTACCACCAACATCCCTACGAAGATGCCAGTGGTCTAAGTTGGCGCAATGCTCCCGACGGTTTATACGGTTTGCGATGGCTCAACCGACAGGCAAAATCGGCTGGCAATCGTTTCTGGACATGGCATCGCTTATTGGGCGAAGTATTACTGACCAGCGATCAATCGGGGCCTTATTTTTCGGCCCCTGGGCAAGCCTATAAAGGAGCCGACAACTATTACAACCATTCCCAGTATGTGGAAGGCTGGTCTTATTTTGGGCAAACCATTGGCACACCCTTTCTGATACCGCGTTCCATGCTGTCATCTGCATCGGAGCCGGGTGAATTTTACTTTCCCAGTAATCGGGTTATTGCCTATTACGCAGCATTCGAAGCCTCTATAAAAAACCAAATTAGCATGACCGGGCGGTTTTCCTACAGCCAGAATTTTGGCACCTATTCAACTCCTTTTCGGTCGGCTGAGAACCAATTTTCGGGGATGTTAACCGCCAATATTCCCTTACCTGCATTGCACAATAGCGTGCTTTCAGTAGCCCTTGCGGCAGATCAGGGACAGTTGCTGGCAAAGAGCATGGGGCTAAGGGTTGGTTTACGTCGGCAATGGTAA
- a CDS encoding esterase-like activity of phytase family protein gives MNVKLPPLSRAVCGVFISGLVLAGCQDELNQIDGFTYPAFVEASNPKTLSTAPNGTTIYNGGYGSSIAPSLNDPSVFYLLTDRGPNAAGVQANSIIFGKADFTPQIGKFRIVGDQIVLEETILLKNASGQLLTGLPNPVGQGNTGEIAIDLNGKTISPDPDGIDSEGLVLMPDGSFWISDEYGPHLVHVDPTGKTIERVNPFGTGTGGRIMPKVFARRRPNRGMEGLTITPDGKTLVGLMQSPLYNPSSAAVANSTVLRILTFEIATGATKQYVYLMEDPSLTGCSEIAAITNTTFLALERDGDYGGNPAKPAKFKRVYKFDLAGATDISDSFNGDGGKLYNGMTVDQLKDKAGLTAAGIVPVSKTLVFDLITDISPVYPHDKAEGIALIGRNRLAISNDDDFGVLDDGKNGFTTKLLPATGQVDKNRIYFVTLKSALR, from the coding sequence ATGAACGTAAAGCTACCCCCTCTTTCCCGCGCAGTCTGTGGAGTATTTATTAGTGGTTTAGTATTGGCAGGCTGCCAGGATGAACTTAACCAGATCGATGGCTTCACCTATCCGGCATTTGTAGAAGCCAGTAACCCCAAAACGCTATCGACAGCGCCCAACGGGACAACGATTTACAATGGTGGATATGGTTCGTCGATTGCTCCATCCCTCAACGATCCATCTGTGTTTTATCTGCTCACCGATCGAGGGCCTAATGCTGCGGGTGTTCAGGCCAATTCCATTATTTTCGGTAAAGCCGACTTTACACCTCAGATTGGTAAATTCCGGATTGTGGGCGATCAGATTGTGTTGGAAGAAACGATTTTGCTGAAAAATGCCAGCGGTCAGCTTCTGACGGGATTGCCGAATCCGGTTGGACAGGGTAATACGGGCGAAATTGCCATCGACCTGAATGGGAAAACCATTTCGCCTGATCCAGATGGTATCGACTCCGAAGGATTGGTCCTGATGCCGGATGGTTCATTCTGGATAAGCGATGAATATGGGCCTCACCTGGTACACGTTGATCCAACAGGAAAGACCATTGAGCGTGTCAATCCCTTTGGGACTGGAACCGGTGGGCGGATCATGCCGAAAGTGTTTGCCCGTCGCCGGCCGAATCGCGGTATGGAAGGGTTAACGATTACGCCTGACGGAAAAACGCTGGTTGGCTTAATGCAGTCACCCCTATACAATCCATCATCGGCGGCTGTCGCGAACTCAACTGTTCTTCGGATACTTACATTCGAAATTGCCACGGGTGCTACCAAACAATACGTTTATTTGATGGAAGATCCCAGTCTAACTGGCTGTAGTGAAATTGCTGCCATAACCAATACAACTTTCCTGGCGCTGGAACGTGATGGTGATTACGGTGGTAATCCAGCCAAACCGGCCAAATTTAAACGGGTTTATAAATTCGATCTGGCCGGAGCTACCGACATTTCCGATTCGTTCAATGGCGATGGGGGCAAATTGTATAACGGTATGACGGTTGACCAACTGAAAGATAAAGCGGGCCTGACAGCGGCTGGCATCGTACCTGTTTCGAAAACGCTCGTATTTGATCTGATCACCGACATTTCGCCGGTGTATCCACACGACAAAGCAGAAGGAATAGCGTTGATTGGTCGTAATCGACTGGCTATTTCCAACGATGATGATTTTGGCGTATTGGATGACGGTAAAAATGGCTTTACCACCAAACTGTTGCCCGCTACCGGTCAGGTCGATAAAAACCGGATTTACTTCGTGACGTTGAAATCCGCATTACGATAA
- a CDS encoding M61 family metallopeptidase: MNNFVWSALLLACSSLTTPVWAAGPAPLVYEVDLNNRADDQFKVTLHVEGLKPENAVYQFASTAPGTYQVMDIGRFVRSFQAFDKKGKELKTEQVSTNQWKIEQPTQVRQIRYQIAETWDTPVKKDVIYRMCGTSIEQDHALINGQGVFGFPQGMQATPLAVKINYPMEWTVGTALEKNKEGYFLADSYDRIVDSPILLGRLTRAETTVGGAAVEMYTYSKTDQVTSEQLLNSMQSMLQAAGKFLKTLPVKRYTFLYHFEDESWGAWEHSYSSEYIFKETPFSPRLAETVTSIAAHEFFHVVTPLNIHSELIQQFNFVTPTPSAHLWLYEGVTEWANGAMRLRGGLTDLPAYCDELSQKVKIDQQLDTTYSLLKLALTCYTPEGQKQYGNIYNRGALVAGLLDIRLLELSGGQRGLREVINELTTTYGPNRPFPDKEFFDIFAQKTYPEITDFFNRYVKNAEHLPLQEYFGKVGILYKPVFATGKKLPSLGMRPIPVNDTLRLKQVSEPLRQAGIQENDEWIAFNQQTIDQSTLPTIREQIRGLKAGDPYELTVRRNGQPVTIKATMQEIPEVNRYVFEPNPQATPQQLALRERWQKNL, encoded by the coding sequence ATGAACAATTTTGTTTGGAGCGCACTGTTGCTGGCTTGCTCCTCATTGACAACGCCTGTGTGGGCAGCCGGACCAGCCCCTCTGGTCTACGAGGTTGACCTGAACAACCGGGCCGATGATCAGTTTAAAGTTACTCTTCATGTAGAGGGATTAAAGCCAGAAAACGCTGTTTATCAATTTGCATCGACAGCACCAGGCACCTATCAGGTCATGGATATTGGCCGTTTTGTCCGTTCGTTTCAGGCATTCGATAAAAAAGGCAAGGAGTTGAAAACCGAGCAGGTTTCGACCAATCAATGGAAAATTGAGCAACCTACTCAGGTACGCCAGATTCGCTATCAAATTGCCGAAACCTGGGATACCCCCGTCAAGAAAGATGTCATTTACCGAATGTGCGGCACCTCGATCGAGCAGGATCATGCCCTTATAAATGGGCAGGGCGTGTTTGGTTTTCCGCAGGGCATGCAGGCAACTCCGCTGGCCGTAAAAATCAATTACCCAATGGAGTGGACCGTAGGAACGGCACTTGAAAAGAACAAGGAAGGGTATTTTCTGGCCGATAGCTACGACCGCATTGTCGATTCGCCTATTCTGCTGGGCCGACTGACCCGCGCCGAAACTACGGTGGGCGGAGCGGCCGTTGAGATGTACACCTACTCGAAAACCGATCAGGTCACGTCCGAGCAATTGCTCAACAGCATGCAGTCGATGCTTCAGGCAGCTGGAAAGTTTTTGAAAACGTTGCCCGTAAAACGCTATACCTTTTTATACCATTTTGAGGATGAGAGCTGGGGAGCCTGGGAACATTCCTATAGTTCGGAATACATTTTCAAGGAAACTCCCTTTTCTCCGCGCCTGGCCGAAACGGTTACGTCCATTGCGGCCCATGAATTTTTTCACGTTGTTACGCCATTAAATATTCATAGCGAACTGATCCAGCAGTTCAATTTTGTTACCCCTACCCCCTCCGCCCATCTTTGGTTGTACGAAGGGGTAACGGAATGGGCCAATGGGGCCATGCGGCTACGGGGTGGGCTGACAGATCTGCCTGCTTACTGCGACGAACTGAGTCAGAAAGTAAAGATCGATCAGCAGTTGGACACGACCTACAGCTTGTTAAAACTCGCACTGACGTGCTATACACCCGAAGGTCAGAAACAATATGGCAACATCTACAACCGGGGTGCTCTGGTGGCCGGTCTGCTCGATATCCGGCTCCTTGAGTTGTCGGGTGGGCAGCGCGGCCTTCGGGAAGTAATCAATGAGCTAACAACTACCTACGGTCCAAATCGCCCATTTCCCGACAAGGAATTCTTCGACATTTTCGCGCAGAAAACCTATCCGGAAATCACCGATTTCTTCAATCGATATGTCAAGAATGCCGAACATTTGCCCCTTCAGGAATACTTCGGTAAAGTCGGAATTTTGTATAAGCCCGTTTTTGCTACCGGTAAAAAGCTGCCCTCACTGGGCATGAGACCGATTCCGGTGAATGATACCCTTCGGTTGAAACAGGTGAGTGAGCCACTACGTCAGGCTGGTATACAGGAAAATGACGAATGGATCGCGTTCAATCAGCAAACGATCGATCAATCAACGCTCCCGACAATCCGGGAACAGATTCGCGGACTCAAAGCGGGCGATCCCTATGAGCTGACCGTTCGGCGTAATGGGCAACCCGTAACTATCAAAGCCACCATGCAGGAGATTCCCGAAGTAAACCGTTATGTGTTCGAGCCAAACCCTCAGGCGACTCCGCAACAACTCGCGCTCAGAGAACGCTGGCAGAAGAATTTATAG
- a CDS encoding glycoside hydrolase family 26 protein: MEKERIQSAWVSLLISLLILFPSTINAQTYPNKPLDLKATKETASLYQNLRKLAKKHILFGHQHATEYGYGWSGDPNRSDVKSVTGSHPAVIGVDFSGLSGRPPAAIEKAKETLRKQIVDTYNRGGVTTVAWHFTNPASKGGFYWVDTVSAPAVALLIPGGSHHEQYKEILKTIGSLANSVKGNDGKLAPMIFRPYHEFDGGWFWWGKPHCRKEDFVSLWRFTVSYLRDSLQVHNFLYAFSPDCLFKTEADYLERYPGDEWVDLVGMDNYADFGRNGRYNINAGSQKLKIVSDYARKAGKLAAFTETGLESIPDTTWWSNTLLKALKAEKIRLTYVLVWRNDARSQTHYYAPYPGQASVPDFLRFYQDPYTWFETDLPKLYRRKWLFF; encoded by the coding sequence ATGGAAAAAGAACGTATACAGTCGGCTTGGGTGAGCTTACTGATTAGTTTATTGATCCTGTTCCCGAGTACCATAAACGCCCAAACATACCCCAACAAACCGCTTGACCTAAAGGCAACAAAAGAAACAGCTTCCCTTTATCAAAATCTGCGAAAACTCGCCAAAAAGCATATTCTTTTCGGACATCAGCATGCGACAGAATATGGTTATGGCTGGTCTGGCGATCCGAACCGCTCAGACGTTAAATCAGTAACGGGTTCACATCCTGCCGTAATCGGCGTCGACTTCAGCGGACTATCGGGTAGACCACCCGCAGCTATAGAAAAAGCCAAAGAAACGCTCCGTAAGCAGATTGTGGACACTTATAATCGTGGAGGAGTGACAACTGTTGCCTGGCATTTTACCAATCCGGCTTCTAAAGGTGGGTTCTATTGGGTCGATACGGTTTCGGCACCCGCTGTGGCTTTACTGATTCCGGGGGGATCGCACCATGAGCAGTACAAGGAAATTTTAAAAACCATTGGTAGTCTGGCCAATTCGGTGAAAGGGAACGATGGTAAGCTCGCGCCAATGATTTTCAGGCCCTACCACGAGTTCGATGGTGGTTGGTTCTGGTGGGGCAAACCGCATTGCAGGAAAGAGGATTTTGTGTCACTCTGGCGCTTTACGGTCTCCTATCTGCGCGATAGTCTTCAGGTTCATAATTTTCTCTATGCCTTTTCGCCCGATTGCCTGTTCAAAACGGAAGCCGACTACCTGGAGCGGTATCCGGGCGACGAGTGGGTCGATCTGGTAGGTATGGATAATTACGCCGACTTTGGCCGAAATGGCCGCTATAACATCAACGCCGGTAGTCAAAAACTAAAAATTGTGTCAGATTATGCCAGGAAAGCCGGAAAGCTGGCCGCTTTTACGGAAACAGGCCTTGAGTCAATTCCCGATACAACCTGGTGGAGCAACACCCTGTTGAAAGCTCTAAAAGCAGAAAAGATTCGATTAACGTATGTGCTGGTCTGGCGAAACGATGCTCGTAGCCAAACCCATTACTATGCGCCTTATCCGGGACAGGCCAGTGTACCAGACTTTCTTCGCTTCTATCAGGACCCGTATACCTGGTTTGAGACCGACTTGCCGAAGCTGTACCGGCGAAAGTGGTTGTTCTTTTAA
- a CDS encoding cell division ATP-binding protein FtsE translates to MFSTEPVLSLDHADIYQGSKLILGDVSFQINKGDFAYLIGRTGSGKTSLLKTLYADLWLQNGKGFVAGYSLEKLKPRDVPFLRRKIGIVFQDFQLFPDRTVEENLRFVLKATGWSNKADMNNRIADVLMQVGLGTAQKKMPHQLSGGEQQRVVVARAMLNEPLVLIADEPTGNLDPAVSDQIMKVFQAINNAGTAVLMATHNYELLNKYPARVLRCQDGQVVELGG, encoded by the coding sequence ATGTTTTCTACAGAACCCGTTCTTAGTCTAGACCACGCGGACATCTACCAGGGCAGCAAACTGATTTTGGGCGATGTATCGTTTCAGATAAATAAAGGCGATTTCGCTTATCTGATCGGCCGAACGGGCAGCGGGAAAACATCCTTACTAAAAACACTATACGCCGATTTATGGCTTCAGAATGGAAAGGGTTTCGTAGCGGGCTACTCGCTCGAAAAGCTTAAACCCCGCGATGTTCCTTTTCTACGCCGTAAAATTGGTATTGTCTTTCAGGACTTTCAGCTGTTTCCTGATCGCACGGTTGAAGAAAATCTACGGTTTGTGTTGAAAGCAACCGGCTGGTCGAACAAAGCCGATATGAATAACCGCATCGCCGATGTGTTGATGCAGGTTGGCCTCGGAACCGCTCAGAAAAAAATGCCCCACCAGCTTTCGGGGGGCGAGCAGCAACGGGTTGTTGTCGCCCGTGCCATGCTGAACGAACCCCTCGTTCTAATCGCCGATGAACCTACCGGCAACCTCGACCCAGCAGTTTCGGATCAGATTATGAAGGTTTTTCAAGCCATCAACAACGCCGGAACAGCGGTGCTCATGGCTACCCACAATTACGAACTGCTCAATAAGTATCCGGCCCGCGTGCTGCGTTGTCAGGACGGTCAGGTCGTGGAACTGGGTGGGTAA
- the fsa gene encoding fructose-6-phosphate aldolase — MKFFIDTANLADIREAQDMGVLDGVTTNPSLMAKEGITGKDNVMRHYKQICEIVEGDVSAEVISVKYDEMIKEGDELAEIDENIVVKVPMTADGVKAIKYFSEKGIRTNCTLIFSAGQALVAAKAGASFVSPFVGRLDDISTDGMALIEQIVTIFTNYGFTTEVLAASVRHPMHVIQCAEIGADVMTAPLSVIKSLLNHPLTDSGLAKFLADHEKANLPVKK, encoded by the coding sequence ATGAAATTTTTCATTGACACGGCCAATCTGGCCGACATTCGCGAGGCTCAGGACATGGGCGTTCTCGACGGCGTCACGACCAACCCATCGTTGATGGCCAAAGAAGGTATCACCGGCAAAGACAACGTGATGCGCCATTACAAACAAATCTGCGAAATTGTAGAGGGCGATGTAAGCGCTGAAGTTATCTCGGTCAAATACGATGAGATGATTAAAGAAGGCGATGAACTGGCCGAAATCGACGAGAATATCGTGGTAAAGGTTCCAATGACCGCCGATGGTGTAAAAGCGATCAAATATTTCTCAGAAAAAGGCATTCGTACCAACTGTACGCTGATTTTCTCAGCAGGTCAGGCACTGGTGGCTGCTAAAGCAGGCGCGTCGTTCGTGTCGCCGTTCGTAGGCCGGTTAGACGATATCTCGACCGACGGTATGGCCCTGATCGAGCAAATCGTAACTATTTTCACAAATTACGGTTTCACTACCGAAGTGCTGGCCGCTTCAGTACGTCACCCGATGCACGTTATTCAGTGTGCTGAAATCGGAGCAGATGTTATGACAGCTCCATTGAGCGTTATTAAATCACTGCTCAATCACCCACTGACCGACAGCGGTCTGGCTAAATTCCTGGCTGACCACGAAAAGGCTAACTTACCGGTTAAAAAGTAA
- the galK gene encoding galactokinase, which produces MDLLSQLTASFQDAFHSDPILICSPGRVNLIGEHTDYNEGFVLPAAIDKAIYLAVGPRDDDELHFVAYDLNKTYRGTLNELTSTHTWADYLVGVVAQFRLLGQPIRGFNCVFGGTIPMGSGLSSSAALENGVGFALNELFDLGLDRITLLKLSQRAENDFVGAKVGIMDMFASMMGKANHVIKLDCRSLEYTYAPLQMDGISIVLCDSRVKHSLVTSEYNTRRAECEAGVRFLKTFYPEINSLRDVTMTMLDTHLKNAQPLIYRRCAYVVQENQRLLDGVTALEAGDIKTFGQLMYGSHEGLSQWYEVSCPELDALVDIAREHPGVLGARMMGGGFGGCTINLVREDALDDFTHLITKQYKARTGKDTYLHACKIQNGTNLVSKSVS; this is translated from the coding sequence ATGGACCTGCTTAGCCAACTTACCGCGTCGTTTCAGGACGCGTTCCATTCCGATCCGATCCTGATCTGCTCTCCTGGCCGCGTTAATCTTATCGGTGAACATACAGATTATAACGAAGGGTTCGTACTGCCTGCCGCCATTGACAAAGCGATCTATCTGGCTGTTGGTCCACGCGACGACGACGAACTCCATTTTGTTGCTTACGATCTGAATAAAACCTATCGCGGCACACTAAATGAGCTTACCTCAACGCATACCTGGGCTGACTATCTTGTGGGCGTAGTTGCCCAGTTCCGGTTATTAGGTCAGCCTATCCGGGGCTTCAACTGTGTTTTTGGCGGAACGATTCCTATGGGGTCAGGTCTATCATCGTCGGCAGCACTGGAAAATGGCGTCGGTTTTGCCCTTAATGAGCTCTTCGATCTGGGCCTGGATCGGATAACGCTCCTGAAACTATCGCAACGAGCCGAGAACGATTTCGTTGGTGCCAAGGTCGGTATTATGGATATGTTTGCCAGCATGATGGGAAAGGCCAATCATGTTATTAAACTGGACTGCCGTTCGCTGGAATACACCTATGCCCCCCTGCAAATGGACGGAATCAGTATCGTTCTGTGCGATTCCCGGGTGAAACACTCTTTAGTTACTTCCGAATACAACACGCGCCGGGCTGAATGCGAAGCGGGTGTTCGGTTTCTGAAAACGTTTTATCCCGAAATCAACAGCCTGCGTGATGTGACGATGACCATGCTTGACACGCATCTAAAAAATGCCCAACCGTTAATCTATCGCCGGTGCGCTTACGTAGTGCAGGAGAACCAACGGCTGCTCGACGGGGTAACTGCTTTAGAAGCGGGTGATATCAAAACATTTGGCCAGTTGATGTATGGGTCACACGAGGGGCTCAGCCAGTGGTATGAAGTGAGTTGCCCCGAACTGGATGCCCTGGTCGACATTGCCCGCGAACATCCCGGTGTACTGGGTGCCCGAATGATGGGCGGGGGTTTTGGCGGCTGTACCATTAATCTGGTACGAGAAGACGCACTTGATGATTTTACGCACCTGATTACCAAACAATATAAAGCCAGAACGGGTAAAGATACGTACCTTCACGCCTGCAAAATTCAAAATGGTACGAACCTAGTCAGTAAGTCAGTAAGTTAA
- a CDS encoding tetratricopeptide repeat protein, whose product MKSSFYSFFCTLFIISACTSADKTIEQGRDYLKQGKFREAVQVLNQAVEADAGNAEAFNSRGVAYFELKEYANATMDYDQAIKLDPNFYRPYYNRGLLKVAQNDLPGALKDYSDAIRLAPDTSRGISAEIFLNRGQLFAAQGQIQPALTDFSQAISLDPKNALALYNRGNLRFQQKDLAGATIDFQQAVQADPKFGKAFYGLGIAQILQNEREGGCLSLKQAQNLGYADAANAVAEYCR is encoded by the coding sequence ATGAAGAGTTCTTTTTATAGTTTTTTTTGTACGCTGTTCATTATCAGTGCCTGTACCTCGGCAGATAAAACGATTGAACAGGGAAGAGATTATTTAAAACAGGGTAAGTTTCGGGAAGCAGTACAGGTATTGAATCAGGCTGTGGAAGCCGATGCTGGTAATGCCGAAGCGTTTAACTCGCGCGGTGTCGCTTATTTTGAGCTTAAAGAATACGCCAATGCAACGATGGACTATGATCAGGCCATAAAGCTGGATCCGAACTTTTATCGCCCTTATTACAATCGGGGCTTGTTGAAGGTTGCTCAGAACGATCTGCCGGGAGCGTTGAAAGATTATTCTGACGCCATCCGGCTGGCTCCTGATACGAGTCGCGGCATCAGTGCAGAAATTTTTCTGAATCGGGGTCAGTTATTTGCAGCACAGGGGCAGATTCAACCCGCCCTGACCGATTTTTCACAGGCTATTTCATTAGATCCGAAGAATGCGCTGGCTTTATATAATCGGGGCAATCTGCGCTTCCAGCAAAAAGACCTTGCTGGCGCTACGATCGATTTTCAGCAGGCTGTACAGGCCGACCCAAAATTTGGTAAAGCCTTTTATGGATTAGGTATAGCCCAGATCCTGCAAAACGAGCGCGAAGGTGGTTGTTTGAGTCTGAAACAGGCACAAAATTTGGGTTATGCTGATGCGGCTAATGCCGTGGCCGAATATTGTCGCTAA
- a CDS encoding transmembrane 220 family protein has translation MRKILAIIFGLLFVLFAAFQYNDPDPEVWIPIYGLAAAACFMAYAGVARWWFLVIMALFYVIAAIYQWPPVFEGFLFSEVGMRSMNIEMAREAGGLAICAAVMLLLAFLSRQATPRP, from the coding sequence ATGCGTAAGATTCTTGCTATCATTTTTGGGCTGCTTTTTGTTTTGTTTGCAGCCTTCCAGTATAACGATCCTGACCCGGAGGTCTGGATACCGATCTATGGATTGGCCGCTGCGGCTTGTTTTATGGCCTATGCGGGTGTAGCTCGCTGGTGGTTTCTGGTCATAATGGCTCTGTTTTACGTAATCGCAGCTATTTATCAGTGGCCTCCCGTGTTTGAGGGATTCCTGTTCAGCGAAGTCGGTATGCGGAGTATGAACATAGAAATGGCGCGCGAAGCGGGTGGACTGGCTATCTGTGCGGCAGTTATGTTATTGCTGGCATTCTTATCGCGTCAAGCTACTCCACGACCATGA